Below is a window of Caldichromatium japonicum DNA.
AGCGATCCGGGTTGCACAGCGAGGGACAACCGGCGCGTTGTCGAAGCCGTGCTCTGGATCATGCGCACCGGCTGTCTGTGGCGCGATTTGCCAGCCGAGCTGGGCCACTGGCACCGGACATATGTGCGTTTCTCGCGCTGGCGCGAGAAAGGTGTTTGGGAGCGCGTGGCCGCCGCACTGCAAGGCGATGCCGACATGGAGCATCTGTTCATCGACTCGACCATCGTGCGCGCCCACTCACATTCTGCTGGCGCCCCAAAAAAAGCGGGCCAACAGGAAATCGGTCGCTTGCGGGGCGGGTTGACGACCAAACTGCACGTTGCGGTGGATGCCTTGGGCAATCCGCTGCGCGTCATTCTCTCGGCAGGGCAGGTCGCCGACATCGAGCAGGCCGCGGCGTTGATCCAGGACCAACCGACCGAGTGCGTCATTGCCGACAAGGGTTACGACTCGGATGCCCTTGTCGAAACGGTGACCGCACAGGGCAGCCAGGCGGTCATCCCCCCACGCTCCAACCGACTCAATCCGCGCTCGTTCAACCGGCATCTCTACAAAAACCGCAATCTGATCAAGCGCTTCTTCTGTCGCATCCAGCAATTCAGACGCATCGCCACGCGCTACGACAAGCTCGCCTCGTCTTCCCTGTCGTTCGTTTATCTGGCTTGCACCATCGCCTGATTGACTTGATTGAGAATACACCCTAGAGGTGCAGCGGGAAGGAAAGGTTGTTTACCCTGTTAGCCAGAATGGCATCCAGGCTGAAAGAGAAGAGATCGAGGCCATCATCGCGGCGCCGATCGACTGGGCCTCCTAGCCTGAGGGGGAAACAGGCGGCAGCGCCGAAAGAGGGGATCGCTAAGGCTAAGATCCATCTTACAAGGCCAGTTCGATAGCTGGAGTAGATAATAGCTGGAGTAGATATCAGCTGGGGTAGATTATCGCATGGCCTTGGCTTTTCCCCTTTGCAAACAAAGATTTGCGTGAGGGGATTGGCGGAGAGGGTGGGATTCGAACCCACGGTACGCTTGCGCGTACACCTGATTTCGAGTCAGGCCCGTTCGGCCACTCCGGCACCTCTCCGAATACTTTGGGCAGCAGGCGGATAAGTTTAATCGCGCGTCGATCCATTGTCCACGGCGCCGCCGGGATGGGATCGCGCTCCCTCCTGTCAAGGAGGGAGCAAAGATAGGCGCAGGGCACCTTAGCCATTGATCCAGAAATGGACGGCGATGCTCGCCAAAAAGCCTAGGGCGATCGCCGGGGTCCATTCGAGATGGCCGAAGAAGGTATAGGCGCCGCGCGTCTGACCCATCAAGGCCACACCTGCCGCCGAGCCGATCGAGAGCAGCGAACCGCCGACCCCAGCAGTCAGGGTCACTAAGAGCCACTGGGTCTGGTTCATGTCCGGCATCATGGTGAGGACTGCATACATGATCGGGATGTTATCGACCACTGCCGACAGCAGACCGACCGCGACATTGGCCAGGGTCGGCCCCCATTGGTGATAGATCACATCCGAGACCAGGGCGAGATAACCGATCTGCCCCAGACCGCCGACGCATAGGACCACGCCATAAAAGAACAACAGGGTATCCCATTCGACGCGTGCGACCTTGTTGAAGACATCGAAGGGGGTCATGTCGCCGACCAGGGCGGCGCGGTCTTCGTTACGGCTCTGCCAAAGGTTGTGGGTCCGTTTCAGATAGTAGCCGAAGAGCTGCAGATACCCGAGCCCGGTGAGCATCCCGATGACCGGTGGCAGATGCAGGAAATGATGGACGCTAACGGCGGTAGCGATGGTCAATAAAAACAGCACCATGATACGCCGTGCCCCCCGTTTCATATAGACACCATCCTCTTGGGCGGAGGGCTTGATCCGTGGCACGGCGAAGGTCATCAAGATCGCAGGGATCAAATAATTGACCACCGAGGGGATGAACAGCTTAAAGAAGCTAAAGAAATCGACCACGCCCTTTTGCCATACCATGAGGGTGGTGATGTCGCCGAAGGGACTAAAGGCCCCGCCGGCATTGGCGGCCACCACGATATTGATACAGGCTAGGGTGATGAAGGTCCGGTTATCGCCGCCGACCGCCATCACCACTGCGCACATCAGAAGCGCCGTGGTCAGATTGTCGGCAAAGGGAGAGATGAAAAAGGCAAGGGTGCCGCTCATCCAGAACAGGGCACGGAAACCAAATCCCTTGCGGATGATCCAGGCGCGCAGGGCTTCGAAGACGCCACGCTCCTCAAGGGCATTGATATAGGTCATGGCGACCAGGAGAAAGAGCATGAGCTCGGCGTATTCGAGCAGGGTATGGCGCACGGACACACCGGCGATCTCGGGTTGGCCCTGCTGAAGATAGGCATAGGCGATCAAACACCAGATGAGTCCAGCCGCGATGATCACGGGTTTGGACTTGCGCAAATGGAGAAACTCTTCCAAGACGACCAATGCATAGGCGATCACAAAGATCAGCAGTGCTAGATAACCGATGGTGTGGTCGGTGAGATCGATCGCCGAATGATCCGGAGCTCCCCCGCCAAAGGCCAGGGCCAGGCCGGGTAGGAAGAGGGCGAGCAGGCCAATGAGAAGGCTCTGAGCAGGCGGCATAGGACGATATTCTCCTTATTGATCCGAAACCAATGAATTTATATTACGCGGCATCATGG
It encodes the following:
- the nhaD gene encoding sodium:proton antiporter NhaD gives rise to the protein MPPAQSLLIGLLALFLPGLALAFGGGAPDHSAIDLTDHTIGYLALLIFVIAYALVVLEEFLHLRKSKPVIIAAGLIWCLIAYAYLQQGQPEIAGVSVRHTLLEYAELMLFLLVAMTYINALEERGVFEALRAWIIRKGFGFRALFWMSGTLAFFISPFADNLTTALLMCAVVMAVGGDNRTFITLACINIVVAANAGGAFSPFGDITTLMVWQKGVVDFFSFFKLFIPSVVNYLIPAILMTFAVPRIKPSAQEDGVYMKRGARRIMVLFLLTIATAVSVHHFLHLPPVIGMLTGLGYLQLFGYYLKRTHNLWQSRNEDRAALVGDMTPFDVFNKVARVEWDTLLFFYGVVLCVGGLGQIGYLALVSDVIYHQWGPTLANVAVGLLSAVVDNIPIMYAVLTMMPDMNQTQWLLVTLTAGVGGSLLSIGSAAGVALMGQTRGAYTFFGHLEWTPAIALGFLASIAVHFWING
- a CDS encoding IS5 family transposase yields the protein MEQLLPGKKSDPGCTARDNRRVVEAVLWIMRTGCLWRDLPAELGHWHRTYVRFSRWREKGVWERVAAALQGDADMEHLFIDSTIVRAHSHSAGAPKKAGQQEIGRLRGGLTTKLHVAVDALGNPLRVILSAGQVADIEQAAALIQDQPTECVIADKGYDSDALVETVTAQGSQAVIPPRSNRLNPRSFNRHLYKNRNLIKRFFCRIQQFRRIATRYDKLASSSLSFVYLACTIA